Below is a window of Penaeus vannamei isolate JL-2024 chromosome 30, ASM4276789v1, whole genome shotgun sequence DNA.
ATTTATTATGGCATCCGTGGATGTTCAAAGtgcgttttttatttctatttgttatttccATTCTAAACCCATATTTTGAAACACCTATCTTTACTACGAGCAGTAGATATTATCCTTACAGATTGCTGCTCTAAAGTGTGTAgacttctttcgcttttttttttttagttaatcaTAAAGTTTGTGCTACATATATAgacgatttttatttatttattatctttattattattattatttcgtctaTCTCCTTTGGCTAATGTAAAAGGAATGTAAGATTTCTTCGTCGGCAATTTCCCTATGGTTGCTAACAGCGCCGTCTCTTTTCTTCCGCGAATGATTCGGTCCCCCACGATACAGGGGAATGAGTCGTCTCACATTACGGTAGTTTGTTTACATTGACAGCAAGATGGATGTCTGGACTGTTTTAACGAATTCGACAAGGCGAAGCAAACCAAACTATATTTTGCTCGCGTTTTTCGTCAAAAATGCGCCTATAGGGAGTTGTGATTCCTTTAGATAAAAATGTGTTGATAGAATAGACCGTAATCaacttatgtgtattttttttttcttcttcttcttctttatcgtacTATTATTAACAAGCCCGGTGTGATCTCTGGGATGTTAGTACTCtacacttctttttcctctcatgcAGTAATGGTCTGTGTTTTACATGCGTTGACCACATGTGAAATAGTGACGCATTCCTTCACCTTTTCTGATATGTTTACCTGAAAAATCGAGATAATGCTTACCACGTGTTAGATGAAGTGTGGGTTGCAAGAGCACTTTCGGGGAAACGTTTTTAGTGATAAAATTCTGACGGACAATTACATTCTGCTAACGAATAATAGTTAAGATTTGACGCTGTGCACCTGCGGTTTTTGTgtcgacattctctctctctctctctctctctctctctctttatcgagaCTACACCTTTCATCACGAGTCACAGTTGTCGACAAGTCCTCGCTCCGGACGGAAGTACAGAGCGCCATGGATCCGAGGGGCGCCTTCCTGTTCCTGGCGGTGTCGGCGATTTGGCTGAGTGGGTCCGTTCGCTCAGCGGCTTTGGTAGGAGTCCTATTCTTCTCGTTCTTGGCGGCCGATCTCTTTTGCTTGCGGTTTTAAGTCATTATTTACTGTAATCGCTTTGAGGCTTCTGTCTCATCGCTTTGGCTTAAGCCGATCTCCGTTCATATCCTGCAGAAGCAGAAAGAttgttttctttcactcacttttcATATACAAACGCGTGCACGCAAACACAAGTATTacagtattatatgtatattatatatatgtatatgcatatacatatgtgtatataaatatgtatacacacatatatacatatatacaaacatgtatgctgtatgtttatttgtatatgtatatgtatgtatgcatatatatatatatatatatatatatatatatatatatatatatgtgtgtgtgtgtgtgtgtgtgtgtgtgtgtgtgtgtgtgtgtgtgtgtgtgtgtgtgtgtgcatatgtatagatatttatgtgtgtacacacacacacacacacacagatatgtatgcgtgcgtgtgtgtgtgcctgtggaaCACAGGCACAAGCAAGACGTTTCGGAATACACACACGATTGGCAATATACAGTAGAGGAAAACCCCAGACAAACACTCGGGAGGAGGCGAGGTGAAACACTCCAAGAGATCCTTCAAGTATGGACGATGTAAGGGCTTCAGGCAGTTTTTTTCCCTTACGAATTTAAAGATTTATAAACTAATCTAGCGGCCTTCCATCATGTCAGTGGATACAGCAAGGATCAGATTCTTTATTGTAACGTCCTTTGTGTGATCAGCTGCCATTTCGTCAGGAGCCAGTTTCGCCTGTGTAATATTTAGCACATCCTTTATGTAAGTAAATACGTAATCACTAGTAAATCTAGTCGAGTTCCTGGTTGATAACTTCGCATTCACTTCTGATTTCTTTATTTCCAAGCAGCGattagagagacaaaaaaagatggATGGATCTGCATAGTAGCTGCCTAAAATGTAATTTGATGATGTAAGATGCCTAGGTCTACCGCAGATGTAGGTATTAAGAttcagtatttatttatttcccctaCCTCATCCCACTAGATAAACCCCGAGGAATTTTGGTTAGATACTGCCGGCGGAGACGTTCATGTCGGCATGAATTTTAAAAGGATTGTGTTGAACTTTGAGCAGTACTTATCAGCCTATTTGTTATGACTTACATTTCGTTCCCCTGAATCGGAGGTTTTTGCTTAGTTACTGACTGTCATTCACAATCTCcagcacgataaaaaaaaaaaagtaggataaATACTttatgaaaaaatggaaaaaatgccTTTAAAATCTGCTTAGATCACACGACTGAACTGAAGGTTGTTGGAAATTCTTTCTTTTAAGCGGTTCCTAAAACCACTACCATTGCTTCTTGTATCTATGAAATTCCCCAAAGATCATGCACCCTGTCTTTATCCCTCTGCTAATggcaatatttgtaaatattctaTTATGACAAAGAGCAATGTTTCCCTCCTTACGTTAGTTTCATTTTTTGTGGATTTGAAACATTGAAACACGTTCAGCTCATGAATATCTTTCCCTGACTTCTCaatttccttcgcttcttctttttttttttttttagattggtaTTCCTACTCGACTTCTCAATTCTCAATCTGACTTAGATTAGAGTTTATTCTACTTCCGCGCTtcctcttatcttatctcttatcttaaaCGTACCTCCTCGGTGAAATACAGAATCCCGagcacatacaaacatttacattTGGAGGAAACAAAGTCTATCCGAAGACGCTTgtcatcctttccttcttatcctcGCAGGGAAGAGTTGAATAAATTTTTGTTCTTTAAAGATCGTGTCTCGCTCTACTGACGGCAGACTGAGTCACCGAAagtcaaaatgaataaataaataaagtcaacTTCAGCTGTTCATGATAAACGAAAAGGGTGTAAACAATCCTAGACACGTGAAAAGCCCGAAAAACTCATCAGTGTTATCCGTTTTACTGCGTTGTAAACTCACAAAGAGTAGAAAACTAAAATAGaatttctcataaaaaaaaaacaatcgaggCTAACTCGCAACATATATATGCTCAGTATTTTTATgtgcgtatatttttttttttattattattgttggtattatcgaCCAACACATTCTGTAAACTTTATGTCTTCTTTCCATGTATTCTGCAATAAATACTAGCTTTATAATATACATTCAGAAAAATGTTTCAGCATTGGATTTATTACTAAAAGATGCCGAGCTCTCCTTAGCCCTTCCTCTTAATGGTTTCCAGAGAGGAGATTATGTAAATAAATCATAAACTGAAATTTCGTTAGTAATgttcgtacttttttttttggggggggggaggggggagtatgtTAGCTTATGCGGAAAGATGCGATTCCATTTTAGTttattatatgcaaatatttaattCATGTTAAACTAGTGCGAAGTGGGACACTTCGCACCGCAGTTGAAGAATGTTCAGATTTCAAAAGCGTTTACTGATAGCTCCAAAATAATGAACCTTTTCTACGCCTGGTTTACGTCGCAGTTACAAACGCTAATTAGCAAACTCCCTATACAGATAAACGTATTAGTGGAAATGAATGGTTCTCAACGCAAAGGTTAGAGGATCCATTTGTTTATGAATTACGTTATGAATAGATGACATACTTTGCCTTCGGAAGTATAAGGAGTAACTATAATCAAACTGGAACGCGAAAGTAAGTTTGATGTTTATAGTAGGTTACTATCATCGGCCTGTCATTATTGATCCGTAATCGCTATATTTAGCCGTTGCATAAATGTTATACAGTTCATGCATCCAACTTCCTGATAATTTGCATCATTTCTTCTCATGGCGAAGGAGGCTGATAAGGCCCATGAATGCAGGAGGGAAAGTGGACGCTGCGTTCCAGAGAGGCGCTGCAGACAGTCCGTGCCCAATGTTGCATGTGGAAAAGAGGGACACGTATGTTGCATGAGAGATTCAGGTAAGTAGACATGGACGCGATTCACATTCTGCCTCCATACATTCTGCGCGCAcacagcatatgtgtgtgtgtgtgtgtgtgtgtgtagaaaggtataaatgggaatgaatatcACAAAATAATagctgtatttgaccggtttcgaatatatcttgcaACAGAAAttcatatgtctacatatgtgtgagcgcgcgcgcacacacacacacacacatacatacatacatatatatatatatatatatatatatatatatatatatatatatatatatatgtatgtatgtatgtatgtatgtatatatatatatttatatatatgtatatgtatgtatatatgtatgtatatatgtatatatgtacatatgtataattatatatatgcatatatatacatatatacatgtgtgtgtatgtgtgttcgtaaatcgttatatatgaatatatgtatatatatgcaaatacatatatgtgcgtgtatgtctctgtgcttaaataatatatatacataatcattttgTATTTCACCAGTTGTCGGTCGAAACAAAATCGGCAAAAGCGACGGAGCCCAGAGAAATCAAGCGAAAACGAAGAAACTaatttataataagaaaaagatccAAACACAAGGTAAATAAGTAACCGTTAATTGaattctttattccctcctctcgctgtctataggtatatatatatatatatatatatatatatatatatatatatatatatatatatatatatatatatatatatatatatatatatatatatatatatatatatatatatatatatatatatatatataatctatctatctatctatctatctatatatatatatatatatatatatatatatatatatatatatatatacctatgaataaAAGTGCATAAattcgcataaacacacacatacacacacacacacatacatgtatatatctatatatctgtatgtatacatatatatatttatatatatgcatatacatgtataaatgtatatatatatatatatatatatatatatatatatatatatatatatatatatatataaatatatgcatgtatgtatatatacaaatatatatatatgcatatatatatatatatatatatatatatatatatatatatatatatatacgtatgtatgtatacacacacacgcgcgcacacacacacacacacacacacacacacacacacacacacacacacacacacacacacacacacacacatacacacacatatatatatatatatatatatatatatatatatgtatatatatatatgcacacacatatatatatgtatatatataaatatacatatatatatatatatatatatatatatatatatatatatatatatatatatatatatatatgtatgtatgtgtaggtgcatatatatatatatatatatatatatatatatatatatatatatatatatatatatatatgtgtgtgtgtgtatgtgtgcgtgtgtgtgtgtgtatgtgtgcgtgtgtgtgtgtgtatatgtgcacacacacacacacacacacacacacacacacacacacacacacacacacacacacacacacacacacatatatatacatatatatatatatatatatatatatatatatatatatatatatatacatatatatatacacatgtatattaaatttacatatatacatttatatatgtatacatccacacacacacacacacacacacacacacacacacacacacacacacacacacacacacacacacatatatatatatatatatatatatatatatatatatatatatatatatatatatatatataatgaagtatatgcacatatatatatctatatatacataaatacatatatatacatatatatacacttataaatgtatatacatatgtatgtatgtgtgtatgcttgtgtacttgtatatatagacatatatatatatatatatatatatatatatatatatatatatatatatatatatatatatatatatatatatatgtatatatatatatatatatatatatatatatatatatatatatatatatatatatatatatatatgtgtgtgtgtgtgtgtgtgtgtgtgtgtgtgtgtgtgtgtgtgtgtgtgtgtgtgtgtgtacataaatatatatataatatatatacatacatatacatatatatatatttatatacatatgtgtgtgtgtctgtgtgcttgtgtaatcgtatatgtctataaatatatgtatatatatgtatttatatctatctatctatctatctatctatctatctatctatctatatatatatatatatatttatttattaatatttgtgtgtgtgtttctgtgtgtatataaatatatgaatatcatacattatgcatttaatatatatatatatatatatatatatatatatatatatatatatatatatatatatatatatatatatatatatatatatatgtatatacatttgtttatatatatacatccatatatacacacacaaatatatatatatatatatatatatatatatatatatatatatatatatatacatatatatatataaatatatacataaatacacacacacacacacacacacacacacacacacacacacacacacacacacacacacacacacacacatatatatatatatatatatatatatatatatatatatatatatatatatatataaattgacatatatatatcgacacacacacacacacacacacacacacacacacacactgacacacacacacacacacacacacacacacacacacacacactcactcacacacacacacacacacacacacacacacacacacacacacacatatatatatacatatatatatatatatatatatatatatatatatgtatatatatatatatatatatatatatatatatatatatagagagagagagagagagagagagagagagagagagagagagagagagagagagagtgagggagggagagagagatatacatgtttgaatgttatttttgttttgttttgtaggctctgtatacatgcatatatatatatatatatatatatatatatatatatatatatatatatatatatatatatatatatatatatatatatatttatatatacatatatgtatatatatatacatatatatatatatatatatgtgtgtgtgtgtgtgtgtgtgtgtgtgtgtgtgtgtgtgtgtgtgagtgagtgtgtatttttatgtgtttatttgtttatatatttatatgtacatatgtatatatacatatatacatgcacacacacacacgcacacatacacacaaacacacatacacacacacacacacacacacacacacacacacacacacacatacacacacacacacacacacacacacacatatatatatatatatatatatatatatatatatatatatatactgggtatatatatatttgcgtatgtatataaacatgtgtataagtacacacacacacacacacacgcacacagacacgcacacacacacacacacacacacacacacacacacacacacacacacacacacacacacatatatatatatatatatatatatatatatatatatatatatatatatatatatacatattgcttcAGTTCACATATTCTCTCCTGTTCTATATTCATAGCAtggcctctctctcactttcatatcccccctctctctctttcctattcagACTTGAAGATTAAATATAGTAGGATTTCGAAATTATTacttcattttcaataaatctagtttgtgcattaccATACCATGTTTTaccatatatagacagatatgtgtgtatgttcatctgATGAGGAAATGTTGACAAATTCAGTACATTACGATtgaatttcatttcttattatatctttttccttataaatgtgtgtattcatatgtatacacatttttatttgcatatattaagATTTATCATGTCACCATAATTATGTTCTCTGTTCACAACAAGACAAAGTATCCCTAAAGCTTTATCTTTTTCTGGTTTTCCAAAGGCTCCAAGAAATGTACGAAGGATTATGGGAGATGTAAGTCCAAGTGCCGCGGTCATTCTGATAAAACAAGAGTGTGTCCCAACGGTAAGGTGTGCTGTAGAAACCCTGCAAAGACTCGGAGCCAAGTTATAGCCAAGGCAAACGACTGCACGGCAGCAGGAGGAGTTTGCAAGAAACCTAACAAAAAGTGCAAAGAGCCTCTTTCCTTCCAATGCCCAGACAAGGATAGAAGCTGCTGCAAGAAAACCACAAAGAACAACTGCAAATCGAAGGGCTTTGGATGTGTAAAAAATTGTAGGGGAACGACCATGAAATTTAATGGTTGTAAGGAAGGAAGAGTCTGCTGCAAGCAAGCACAGAAAGGGAACTGCAAACAAGTGGGAGGAAACTgtaaagaagaagcaaaatgTAACACGGAAGTCTTAAAGCCCAACAAGCCATGCAAAGATGGAAAGATTTGTTgcaaaaagggaaataataaatgtaaagatCTGGGAGGCAGATGTCGAAAGGAAGCCAAATGCACAGGACAAATATTTACTCCCTCTATACCATGCAAGGATGGTAACGTCTGTTgtaataaaggaaaagataaatgcaAAGATCTGGGAGGTAGATGTCGAAAGGAAGCCAAATGCACAGGACAAATATTTACTCCTTCTATACCATGCAAGGATGGTAACGTCTGTTgtaataaaggaaaagataaatgcaAAGATCTGGGAGGTAGATGTCGAAAGGAAGCCAAATGCACAGGGCAAATATTTACTCCCTCTATACCATGCAAGGATGGTAACGTCTGTTgtaataaaggaaaagataaatgcaAAGATCTGGGAGGTAGATGTCGAAAGGAAGCCAAATGCACCGGGGACGTACTCACTCCCTCTATACCATGCGAGGATGGTAGGGTCtgttgtgaaaaaggaaaaagcaaatgcAAAGATCTGGGAGGTACATGTCGAGAGGAAGCCAAATGCGACGGGGATATACTTACTCCCTCTGTATCGTGCAAGAGTGGTAAGGTCTGTTGTGAAAAGGGAACAACTTGTAAATCACTAAGTGGACAGTGTAAAACGGAAGACACATGTCAAAGCAAAGTGTTAAACCCCAGCAAGAAGTGCAAAGCTGGTAAGGTATGCTGCTTAATCCGCACCTGTCGCGACCGAGGAGGGAAgtgtaagaaggaaggagagtgcaACGGTAGAATCGTCAAGGTGAAGAAGCCATGCAAGGAACCCAAAGTCTGCTGTCTAGGTAAGTGAAAGAAAATTGCGTAAAGCACAGATACACAAGTACTCGAAAGTCTACATGATAATGAATGGctttaagcatacatatatacaaatacgaaaTGTACTATCTATTTTACTGTTAATTTATGTCAGTATGATTATCGTCGCGATTATTTAATGACAAAATATTCCAAGTGGTGATATAAGTCaataatgctactaatgataatggtatgaacAAAATTAGGAATCAAAATTAGTTTATAGGTGAAATGATTCATGAATACACCACCCATCAGCTGTATGAACTGCTAGAACTGTCATAAATAGGAACATTAGAACAGACAAAGGCACAATTCGCTTCGCAGTAGCGTATTTTCATTTTGAAAATATctttgattatgatagtaataacaatcatactatTTACGACGATTTTGATGTTACATTAATGTGATAATCAttcgtcaccatcattactatcgtaaGCATCGCcgtcttcatcgtcatcaccatgacTCTCATGATGAGAATACtagcgataattatgatgatggtaataagattCTGAATCATGggagtaatactgataacaaggACATCAATGAAACTGCCCCAAAGAGGATGATTATTAAGTGATTTCTATACTAATATTTGGTTACGTGTGGAGTTACTAATTCTAGGCTCTTTTACCAGTCAAAAAGGACCCAGGTACCACGATTGGACCGCAACCACAGACCTCTCCCGGACCGCAACCGCAAACTAGCCCTGGACCGCAGCcacaaaccagccctggaccgcagccacaaaccagccctggaccgcagccacaaaccagccctggaccgcaaccgcaaactagccctggaccgcaaccgcctaccagccctggaccgcaaccacaaactagccctggaccgcaaccgctaaccagccctggaccgcagccacaaaccagccctggaccgcaaccgctaaccagccctggaccgcaaccgctaaccagccctggaccgcaaccgctaaccagccctggaccgcaaccgctaaccagccctggaccgcagccacaaaccagccctggaccgcaaccgctaaccagccctggaccgcaaccgctaaccagccctggaccgcaaccgctaaccagccctggaccgcaaccgctaaccagccctggaccgcaaccgctaaccagccctggaccgcaaccgctaaccagccctgcaccgcaaccgctaaccagccctggaccgcaaccgctaaccagccctggaccgcaaccgcaaaCCAGCCCTgcaccgcaaccgctaaccagccctggaccgcaaccgctaaccagccctggaccgcaaccgctaaccagccctggaccgcaaccgctaaccagccctggaccgcaaccgctaaccagccctggaccgcaaccgctaaccagccctggaccgcaaccgctaaccagcccaaccagccctggaccgcaaccgctaaccagccctggaccgcaaccacaaaccagccctggaccgcaaccgctaaccagccctggaccgcaaccgctaaccagccctggaccgcaaccgctaaccagccctggaccgcaaccgctaaccagccctggaccgcaaccacaaaccagccctggaccgcaaccgctaaccagccctggaccgcaaccgctaaccagccctggaccgcaaccgctaaccagccctggaccgcaaccgctaaccagccctggaccgcaaccgctaaccagccctggaccgcaaccgctaaccagccctggaccgcaaccgctaaccagccctggaccgcaaccgctaaccagccctggaccgcaaccgctaaccagccctgggcCACAACCACTGACCTCTTCCGGATCGCAACCACAAACGACAATAGCAGATACAGCTACTCCAACTACAACTATCGCAGATACAGTGGCTGCAGATACATCAACTATTGCAGATACAACAATTATTGCAGATACAACAACTATTGCAGATGCAATGACTACTGCAGATATAACATCAACTGCTGATACAACTACAGCAgatactactgcagatacaacaactgcTGCTacaactgcagatacaacaactgcTGCTacaactgcagatacaacaactgcTGCTACAACAACAGCAGATACAACTACAGCAGATACTACAGCAGATACAACAACTGCTGCTACAACAACAGCAGATACAACTGCGGCAGataccactgcagatacaacaacgatTACTGTTACAACAACGGCAGATACAACAACGACTGCTGATACATCTACTGGAGATACAAGGACTAACGATACAacaactgcagatacaaccactgcagatacgactactgcagatactactactgtagatacaactaatgcagatacaacaacgactgcagatacaacaaccactgcagatacaacaaccactgcagatacaacaaccactgcagatacaacaaccactgcagatacaacaaccactgcagatacaacaaccactgcagatacaacaaccactgcagatacgattactgcagatacaacaaccactgcagatacaactactgcagatacaacaaccactgcagatacaaccactgcagatattacaaccactgcagatacaacaaccactgcagatacgactactgcagatacaacaaccactgcagatacgactactgtagatacaacaaccactgcagatacaaccactgcagatattacaaccactgcagatacaacaaccactgcagatacgactactgcagatacaacaaccactgcagatacgactactgcagatacaacaaccactgcagatacaaccactgcagatattaCAACCACTGAagatacaactactgcagatacaacaaccactgcagatacgactactgcagatacaacaacgatTGCTGTTACAACAACTGCAGATACAacgactgcagatacaacaattgcagatacaaccactgcaggtACAACTACTGTAGATACTacgactgcagatacaaccacaatAGATACAACTACTGCAGTCACATCAACGGCTGTAGATACAACGACGGCCGAAACAACGACTACGGCCATCACAACTACAACCATACCTACCACCACTATTGCCTTCAACGTAACTGCAAGGCTTCTAGAGCTCGCAACCATCGACCCTTCCCTGGGGGCTCTGGAAGCGGCCCTGGACGAGGCCAGCGACAGACTCGGCACCATCGACAGCACCGGCCGAAGGAGAGTTCG
It encodes the following:
- the LOC113830024 gene encoding uncharacterized protein, which codes for MDPRGAFLFLAVSAIWLSGSVRSAALEADKAHECRRESGRCVPERRCRQSVPNVACGKEGHVCCMRDSVVGRNKIGKSDGAQRNQAKTKKLIYNKKKIQTQGSKKCTKDYGRCKSKCRGHSDKTRVCPNGKVCCRNPAKTRSQVIAKANDCTAAGGVCKKPNKKCKEPLSFQCPDKDRSCCKKTTKNNCKSKGFGCVKNCRGTTMKFNGCKEGRVCCKQAQKGNCKQVGGNCKEEAKCNTEVLKPNKPCKDGKICCKKGNNKCKDLGGRCRKEAKCTGQIFTPSIPCKDGNVCCNKGKDKCKDLGGRCRKEAKCTGQIFTPSIPCKDGNVCCNKGKDKCKDLGGRCRKEAKCTGQIFTPSIPCKDGNVCCNKGKDKCKDLGGRCRKEAKCTGDVLTPSIPCEDGRVCCEKGKSKCKDLGGTCREEAKCDGDILTPSVSCKSGKVCCEKGTTCKSLSGQCKTEDTCQSKVLNPSKKCKAGKVCCLIRTCRDRGGKCKKEGECNGRIVKVKKPCKEPKVCCLVKKDPGTTIGPQPQTSPGPQPQTSPGPQPQTSPGPQPQTSPGPQPQTSPGPQPQTSPGPQPPTSPGPQPQTSPGPQPLTSPGPQPQTSPGPQPLTSPGPQPLTSPGPQPLTSPGPQPLTSPGPQPQTSPGPQPLTSPGPQPLTSPGPQPLTSPGPQPLTSPGPQPLTSPGPQPLTSPAPQPLTSPGPQPLTSPGPQPQTSPAPQPLTSPGPQPLTSPGPQPLTSPGPQPLTSPGPQPPGPQPLTSSGSQPQTTIADTATPTTTIADTVAADTSTIADTTIIADTTTIADAMTTADITSTADTTTADTTADTTTAATTADTTTAATTADTTTAATTTADTTTADTTADTTTAATTTADTTAADTTADTTTITVTTTADTTTTADTSTGDTRTNDTTTADTTTADTTTADTTTIRLLQIQQPLQIQPLQILQPLKIQLLQIQQPLQIRLLYNYCRYYDCRYNHNRYNYCSHINGCRYNDGRNNDYGHHNYNHTYHHYCLQRNCKASRARNHRPFPGGSGSGPGRGQRQTRHHRQHRPKESSEASRWRASNQYNRCHHN